A segment of the bacterium genome:
TCCACGGGCAGCGCCACGGACGCCTTGCACTTCGCGCAGATCCGGCGCACGAGGCGCTGCGCCAGGATCAGCCGCACCGAGCTGGCGACCAGGAAGGGCTCGATGCCCATGTCGACCAGGCGGCCGACCGTGCTCGGCGCGTCGTTCGTGTGGACGGTCGAGAGCACGAGGTGGCCGGTGAGTGCGGCCTTGGTGGCGATGCTCGCCGTGTCGAGGTCCCGGATCTCGCCGACCATCACGATGTTCGGGTCCTGGCGCAGGATCGCGCGCAGGGCATTGGCGAAGCTGAGTCCGACTTCCTCGTTGATCTGGACCTGGTTGATTCCGGCCAGGTTGTACTCGACGGGATCCTCGGTCGTGATGATGTTGACGTTGATCGTGTTGATCTTCGTCAGCGCCGAGTAGAGCGTGGTCGTCTTGCCGCTGCCCGTCGGGCCGGTGACGAGCACCATGCCGTAGGGGCTGGCGATCGCCTTGAGAAAGTCCTCCAGCGGGCGCGGCTGGAAGCCGAGCTTGTGCAGGTCGACCTGCAGGTTGTCCTTGTCGAGAATGCGCATCACGATCTTCTCGTCGAAGATCGTCGGCAGGGTGCTCACGCGCATGTCGATGTTGCGGCTGCCGATGCGCAGCTTGATGCGCCCGTCCTGGGGGACGCGCCGCTCGGCGATGTCCAGCTCGGCCATGATCTTCAGGCGGCTGATGATCGCGCTCTTCAGGCGCGTCGGCGGGCTCATCATGTCGTGCAGCACGCCGTCGATGCGGTAGCGCACCCGCATGCTCTTCTCGTAGGGCTCGATGTGGATGTCGCTCGCCCCGCGCTGCACGGCGTCCGCGAGCAGGCTGTTGACGAGCTTGACGACGGGCGCGGCCTGGCTCTCCGCCTCCATTTCGCGCGTGCGGAGCAGTTCCTCCGCATCCTCGATGACGTCGACGTCCCTGTCGATCTCGCGCATCATCTCGTCGAGCGTGTTGGCGCGGTCGTAGTAGCGGTCGATG
Coding sequences within it:
- a CDS encoding type II secretion system protein GspE, with the translated sequence IDRYYDRANTLDEMMREIDRDVDVIEDAEELLRTREMEAESQAAPVVKLVNSLLADAVQRGASDIHIEPYEKSMRVRYRIDGVLHDMMSPPTRLKSAIISRLKIMAELDIAERRVPQDGRIKLRIGSRNIDMRVSTLPTIFDEKIVMRILDKDNLQVDLHKLGFQPRPLEDFLKAIASPYGMVLVTGPTGSGKTTTLYSALTKINTINVNIITTEDPVEYNLAGINQVQINEEVGLSFANALRAILRQDPNIVMVGEIRDLDTASIATKAALTGHLVLSTVHTNDAPSTVGRLVDMGIEPFLVASSVRLILAQRLVRRICAKCKASVALPVEVLIEAGLTPEAAASAQIFKGTGCPGCNGSGYAGRVGLYEVMVMSPTLREMVLDRASTAELRERAINDGMIGLRQDALWKMTQGMTTLEEVLRETNSD